A window of Mangifera indica cultivar Alphonso chromosome 11, CATAS_Mindica_2.1, whole genome shotgun sequence contains these coding sequences:
- the LOC123230098 gene encoding disease resistance-like protein DSC1: protein MSNAIEGICLDMSQQVEDIYLQPSSLGVMNQLRFFKLHNSVDNINKVYVSHRLSSISSELRYVCWYGCPLESLQPNFLSKNLVALDMPHSHIDQLRSSVQLVNLKRIDLSFSKRLRSQDLSLTPNVKILVLEGCTSLHEISSSILGCKYELHMLNLRHCRSRESLPTDIHVASFEKVILSGCLKLKQFPQALWDMKEIYLEETAIEDLPSSIENLSRLVILNLKDCSMLQGLPSNIYQLKSLQYLSLSGCLKLDGLPDKLGTLEALRVLKAERVATREVPTSILNLRCLEELDLTNCSIVKLPNNLGQLSSLKSLLLGRNFFNSIPEGIEHLSELSYLDVSYCERLQVLPKLPSKLDNINANNCVGRTTKFTRSSEKRFFSQHKI, encoded by the exons ATGTCTAATGCAATCGAAGGCATATGTTTAGACATGTCTCAGCAAGTAGAGGACATATACTTACAACCTTCTTCTTTAGGAGTGATGAATCAACTGAGATTCTTTAAACTACATAACTCAGTGGATAATATCAATAAGGTGTATGTTTCCCACAGGCTTAGTTCTATTTCCTCTGAGCTACGATACGTATGCTGGTATGGATGTCCATTGGAATCATTGCAGCCAAATTTTCTGTCAAAGAACCTTGTTGCACTTGACATGCCTCATAGCCATATTGATCAACTTCGGTCAAGTGTTCAG CTTGTTAATTTGAAACGTATTGATCTAAGTTTTTCTAAACGTCTGAGAAGCCAAGATCTCTCATTGACtccaaatgttaaaattttggttcTGGAAGGTTGTACAAGTTTACATGAGATTTCCTCGTCCATTCTCGGTTGCAAATATGAGCTTCATATGTTAAATCTAAGGCACTGCAGAAGCCGTGAGAGTCTTCCAACAGACATTCATGTAGCATCTTTCGAAAAAGTTATCTTATCTGGATGTTTGAAACTCAAGCAGTTTCCACAGGCCTTGTGGGATATGAAAGAGATATATTTAGAGGAAACTGCAATCGAGGATTTGCCCTCATCAATAGAGAATTTATCCAGACTAGTTATATTAAATCTTAAGGACTGCTCAATGCTTCAGGGGCTCCCAAGCAATATCTACCAGTTGAAATCTCTTCAGTATCTCAGTCTGTCGGGGTGTTTAAAACTTGATGGATTGCCTGATAAATTGGGAACTTTAGAAGCTTTGAGGGTGCTTAAAGCAGAGAGGGTAGCTACAAGAGAAGTACCAACATCAATTCTAAATTTAAGATGTCTAGAAGAGTTAGATCTGACCAACTGTAGTATTGTGAAGTTGCCGAACAATCTTGGTCAGTTATCATCGCTAAAAAGTTTACTTCTTGGCAGAAACTTCTTTAACAGCATTCCAGAAGGTATAGAACACTTGTCTGAATTATCTTATCTTGATGTAAGCTATTGCGAGAGGCTTCAAGTCCTGCCAAAGCTTCCAAGCAAATTGGACAATATAAATGCAAACAATTGCGTTGGAAGAACCACTAAGTTTACGAGATCTTCTGAAAAGAGATTTTTCTCCCAGCATAAGATTTAA
- the LOC123229696 gene encoding disease resistance protein RPV1-like — protein MASSSSTTVEVKKHDVFLSFCGVDTRYTFTSTLLGILQSSGIDVFIDNELKRGEHISSSLMKEISDSMISVIIFSKGYASSRWCLEELVKILECRTTEKQVVIPVFYHINPSDVRHQTGYFGEGFKKLLGSLDKGKLERLQRTEEQCTEKVLQWKNALREAANVSGRSTEEDPFDYSLANKVLQDIWLTLNNMIPTNNYGDLVGVASTIPHVIDLLSTRSGNVHVIGIWGMPGIGKTTIANCVFNQIRSRFEGSYFADNIREKSMSPNQLKPMWQELLSTIFKRADLVINSKVTETMLRRKRVLIVFDDVKTLSQIEYLVGDLYSLGPGS, from the exons atggcttcttcttcttccactaCGGTTGAAGTGAAAAAGCATGATGTATTCCTCAGTTTCTGTGGTGTTGACACCCGCTACACTTTTACCAGCACTTTACTTGGAATTTTGCAGAGCAGTGGTATTGATGTTTTCATTGATAACGAACTTAAGAGAGGAGAGCACATTTCTTCATCTCTTATGAAGGAAATTTCGGATTCCATGATTTCAGTTATCATTTTCTCGAAAGGTTATGCATCTTCAAGATGGTGTCTGGAAGAACTTGTGAAGATCTTGGAGTGCAGGACTACGGAAAAACAGGTGGTAATACCAGTTTTCTATCATATCAATCCATCAGATGTAAGGCATCAAACTGGATATTTCGGAGAGGGATTTAAAAAGCTTCTAGGAAGTTTGGATAAGGGGAAGTTAGAGAGGCTACAACGGACAGAAGAACAATGTACAGAGAAGGTGCTGCAGTGGAAGAATGCTTTGAGAGAAGCAGCTAATGTATCCGGCCGATCAACAGAAGAGGACCC gtTCGATTATAGTCTTGCAAATAAAGTTCTCCAAGATATTTGGCTGACACTAAACAACATGATCCCGACTAATAATTACGGAGATTTGGTTGGTGTTGCATCAACCATCCCCCATGTTATAGATTTATTGAGCACTCGGTCGGGAAATGTCCATGTTATAGGAATTTGGGGAATGCCTGGTATAGGTAAAACAACTATTGCAAATTGTGTATTCAACCAAATAAGAAGTCGTTTTGAGGGTTCTTATTTTGCTGACAATATTAGGGAAAAATCAATGAGTCCTAACCAACTAAAACCAATGTGGCAAGAACTTCTTTCAACTATTTTTAAACGTGCTGATTTGGTGATAAATTCCAAAGTAACAGAAACAATGCTTAGACGAAAACGGgttcttattgtttttgatgatgtgaAAACTTTGAGTCAAATAGAATATTTAGTTGGAGATCTTTATTCCTTAGGTCCAGGAAGTTGA
- the LOC123229774 gene encoding abscisic stress-ripening protein 3-like, giving the protein MSEEKHHHHHLFGHHHKDEDKPVEEGVVYSETTAYSTDTTYGGDGPTAYSENTYGTGVTTAYSETAYGEKPPRSDYDDQRKEEVDYKKEEKHHKHLEHLGELGAAAAGAYALHEKHKAGKDPEHAHKHKIEEEIAAAAAVGAGGFAFHEHHEKKETKEAEEEAHGKKHHHLF; this is encoded by the exons ATGTCGGAGGAGAagcaccaccaccaccacctcttCGGCCATCACCACAAAGACGAGGACAAACCAGTCGAGGAAGGCGTCGTCTACTCCGAGACCACCGCCTACAGCACTGATACTACTTATGGTGGCGATGGACCCACCGCCTACTCCGAAAATACTTACGGTACCGGCGTGACCACTGCCTACTCCGAGACTGCTTATGGAGAGAAGCCGCCGCGGTCTGACTATGATGATCAGCGCAAGGAGGAGGTTGATTACAAGAAGGAGGAGAAGCACCACAAGCACCTTGAGCACCTAGGCGAGCTCGGAGCTGCTGCAGCTGGTGCTTACGCTTTG CATGAGAAGCACAAGGCGGGGAAAGATCCAGAGCATGCACACAAGCACAAGATCGAGGAGGAGATTGCAGCGGCAGCAGCCGTTGGAGCCGGAGGATTCGCCTTCCATGAGCACCATGAGAAGAAAGAGACCAAGGAAGCAGAGGAAGAGGCTCATGGCAAGAAGCACCACCATCTCTTCTAA